The genomic window GTGCTGGATACCAGTGTAGCCAATGTGGCGCTGCCGCACATCGCCGGGAGTCTCTCGGCAGGCGTCGACGAATCGACCTGGGTCCTGACCTCCTATCTCGTCTCGAACGCCATTATTCTTCCCATCTCCCCCTGGCTGGGCGGCCGGATCGGGCGCAAACGGTTTTACCAGCTCTGCGTCATCGTGTTCACCGTCTCGTCCCTGCTGTGTGGTCTGGCCCCTTCCCTGGGCATGTTGATCTTCTTTCGTGTGCTTCAGGGGTTGGGCGGGGGAGGACTGCAACCGACGGAGCAGGCCATCCTGTTCGAATCCTTTCCGGCTGAAAAGCGCGGAATGGCTGCGGCGGTTTACGGAATGGGCGTTTTGTTCGCGCCGATCATCGGACCCACCCTGGGCGGCTGGATTACGGACAACTATTCATGGAGATGGATCTTTTTCATCAACCTCCCGGTGGGGGCGCTCTCCATTTTCATGACACAGCTGGTGGTGTTCGATCCTCCCTATATCAAGGCGCTGAAAAACAAGGTCGGAAAGATCGATGCCGTGGGGCTCGGCCTGGTGGCGGTGGGGCTCGGCTTTCTCCAAATCGTCCTTGACAAGGGTCAGCGGGAGGACTGGTTTGAGTCGGGATTCATCGTTCAGATGGTCATTTTGTCGGCGATCGCTTTGATCTTTTTCGTCATATGGGAGTTGCGTGTTGCCCATCCGGTGGTCAACCTCCGTATCCTCAAGGACCGGACGTTTTCGACGGGGATGGTTCTTATTTTTATGACCGGATTCGTGTTATATGGCTCGATCGTGTTACTCCCGATATATTTGCAGAGTCTAATGGGATACACGGCCATGCTGTCCGGTCTGGTGATTTCGCCGGGAGGCATCGCCACCTTGATGATGATGCCGTTGGTGGGCGCC from Terriglobia bacterium includes these protein-coding regions:
- a CDS encoding DHA2 family efflux MFS transporter permease subunit, encoding MPRINPWLIAVTVTMATFMEVLDTSVANVALPHIAGSLSAGVDESTWVLTSYLVSNAIILPISPWLGGRIGRKRFYQLCVIVFTVSSLLCGLAPSLGMLIFFRVLQGLGGGGLQPTEQAILFESFPAEKRGMAAAVYGMGVLFAPIIGPTLGGWITDNYSWRWIFFINLPVGALSIFMTQLVVFDPPYIKALKNKVGKIDAVGLGLVAVGLGFLQIVLDKGQREDWFESGFIVQMVILSAIALIFFVIWELRVAHPVVNLRILKDRTFSTGMVLIFMTGFVLYGSIVLLPIYLQSLMGYTAMLSGLVISPGGIATLMMMPLVGAMVSKRVDARLLIAIGLIVTAASVFQMSDFNLEAGLANFIWPRIVQGIGLAFLFIPVNTAAFSAMPKEIMNEGTGLFNLMRNLGGSFGIAAVATVLSRRQQVHSAHLTEYINPLNPNFQSRIMGVQQFIAGSGSDPVTSQQHSLGLVNGLLERHAAMQAFVDDFWLLGVLMLAMLPLLLFMRKPAQDSEIVMH